One Callospermophilus lateralis isolate mCalLat2 chromosome 6, mCalLat2.hap1, whole genome shotgun sequence genomic region harbors:
- the Sash1 gene encoding SAM and SH3 domain-containing protein 1 isoform X4, producing the protein MPKPSREQSDDETEESVKFKRLHKLVNSTRRVRKKLIRVEDMKKPSTEGGEEHALESSPVLDERSALYSGVHKKPFFFDGSPEKPPEDDSDSITTSPSSSSLDTWGAGRKLVKTFSKGESRGLIKPPKKMGTFFSYPEEEKAQKVSRSLTEGEMKKGLGSLSHGRTCSFGGFDLTNRSLHVGSNATDPMGKEGDFVYKEVIKSPTASRISLGKKVKSVKETMRKRMSKKYSSSVSEQDSGLDGPPSSPASVQPDSEHMDKPKLKAGGSVESLRSSLSGQSSMSGQTVSTTDSSTSNRESVKSEDGDDEEPPYRGPFCGRARVHTDFTPSPYDTDSLKLKKGDIIDIISKPPMGTWMGLLNNKVGTFKFIYVDVLNEEEEKPKRPTRRRRKGRPPQPKSVEDLLDRINLKEHMPTFLFNGYEDLDTFKLLEEEDLDELNIRDPEHRAVLLTAVELLQEYDSNSDQSGSQEKLLMDSQGLSGCSPRDSGCYESSENLEHGKTQKTGLLSAKSSTEASLKSFNRNQLGNYPTLPLMKSADAAKQGEEGRLGRGLTPDASKHCDPPLVTSLTKNRRSLPVSICRSCETLEDPQTVGTWPRSHSLDDLQGEPDAEKDVPTEVTEPSPQIVPEVPQKTTASTTKVQAPGRDSTADNALLLTQSKRFSEPQKMTTRKPDDPMATTDRGVSPPQCLPRNSETRLPGAKHSLTRTSLEGHRKGHDLEGTYHPPGTKEGADAEQRVPETRTQPKTPQPPPVPAKKSRERLANGLHLVPGGPGGTLPSPDAPSLPIKKTGPSDCPVPAARSPSGLEPGSPSCTRPPPWLSELPESASLQEHGVRLGVPLSRKVSCARGVDLEMLTESKLHAEGIDLTEEPYSDKHGRCGIPEALVQRYAEDLDQPERDIATNLDQIRVKLLRKQHRMAIPSGGLTEICRKPLSPGCVASVSDWLISIGLPMYTSTLSDAGFSTLSQVPSLSHSCLQEAGITEERHIRKLVSAARLFKLPPSPEAM; encoded by the exons GTGGGGAGGAGCATGCGCTGGAGAGCTCCCCGGTCCTGGACGAGAGATCCGCCCTGTACTCTGGAGTGCACAAGAAGCCTTTTTTCTTCGATGGCTCTCCCGAGAAGCCTCCTGAAGATGACTCAGACTCTATCACCACGTCCCCGTCCTCCAGCAGCCTGGACACCTGGGGAGCTGGCCGGAAGCTGGTCAAAACCTTCAGCAAAGGAGAGAGTCGGGGCCTGATTAAGCCCCCCAAGAAGATGGGGACGTTCTTCTCCTATCCCGAAGAAGAAAAAGCCCAGAAAGTGTCGCGCTCTCTCACCGAGGGGGAGATGAAGAAGGGCCTGGGGTCCCTGAGCCACGGG AGAACCTGCAGTTTTGGAGGATTTGACCTGACAAATCGTTCTCTGCACGTGGGCAGTAACGCCACTGATCCCATG GGTAAAGAAGGAGACTTTGTGTACAAGGAAGTCATCAAATCGCCCACTGCCTCCCGCATCTCTCTTGGGAAAAAAGTGAAATCAGTGAAAGAAACAATGAGGAAGAGAATGTCTAAAAAATACAGCAGCTCTGTCTCTGAGCAG GACTCAGGCCTCGATGGCCCACCCAGCTCCCCTGCTTCTGTACAGCCAGACTCTGAGCACATGGACAAACCCAAGCTCAAAGCCGGAGGATCTGTAGAAAGTCTTCGGAGTTCTCTAAGTGGGCAGAGCTCGatga GTGGCCAAACAGTCAGCACCACCGATTCCTCCACCAGCAACAGGGAGAGTGTCAAGTCGGAAGATGGGGATGATGAGGAGCCACCCTACCGAGGCCCCTTCTGTGGACGCGCCCGGGTGCATACTGACTTCACCCCCAGTCCCTATGACACAGATTCACTCAAGCTCAAG AAAGGGGATATCATTGATATAATCAGCAAGCCACCCATGGGTACCTGGATGGGCCTGTTGAACAACAAAGTTGGCACATTCAAATTCATCTACGTGGATGTTCTCAATGAGGAAGAGGAAAAGCCCAAGCGCCCCaccaggaggaggagaaaaggaagACCGCCCCAGCCCAAGTCTGTGGAGGATCTGCTGGATCGGATTAACCTGAAG GAGCACATGCCCACTTTCCTGTTCAATGGCTATGAAGATTTGGACACCTTCAAGCTCCTAGAGGAAGAAGACTTGGATGAATTAAATATCAGGGACCCAGAACACAGAGCTGTCCTCTTGACAGCCGTGGAACTGTTGCAGGAATATGACA GTAACAGTGACCAGTCGGGGTCCCAGGAGAAGCTGCTTATGGACAGCCAGGGCCTGAGTGGATGCTCCCCGCGAGACTCGGGCTGCTACGAGAGCAGCGAGAATCTGGAACATG GCAAGACCCAGAAAACTGGCCTCTTATCTGCCAAGTCGTCAACTGAGGCCAGCCTGAAGTCTTTcaacagaaatcagctgggcaactACCCGACGTTGCCTTTAATGAAGTCGGCGGACGCAGCGAAGCAGGGAGAGGAGGGCAGGCTGGGCCGCGGTCTCACCCCCGATGCTTCCAAGCACTGTGACCCGCCCTTAGTAACTAGTTTGACTAAGAACCGGAGAAGCCTCCCAGTGTCCATCTGTCGGAGCTGTGAGACCCTGGAGGACCCCCAGACAGTGGGAACCTGGCCTCGATCCCATTCCCTGGATGACCTTCAAGGAGAGCCTGATGCTGAAAAAGATGTGCCTACTGAGGTGACAGAACCCTCCCCTCAGATTGTACCCGAAGTGCCACAAAAGACAACCGCCTCGACCACCAAGGTCCAGGCCCCTGGGCGAGATTCCACTGCCGACAATGCATTGCTACTGACCCAAAGCAAGAGATTTTCTGAACCCCAGAAAATGACCACTAGGAAACCCGATGACCCCATGGCAACCACCGACCGAGGCGTATCACCTCCTCAGTGTCTGCCCAGAAACTCTGAGACTCGGCTTCCTGGAGCCAAACACAGTTTAACAAGGACGTCTCTCGAGGGCCACAGAAAAGGACATGATCTTGAAGGAACATACCATCCCCCGGGCACCAAAGAAGGGGCAGATGCTGAGCAGAGGGTCCCTGAAACAAGGACACAGCCCAAAACTCCACAGCctccacctgttcctgccaaaAAGAGCAGAGAACGTCTTGCCAATGGCCTCCACCTGGTGCCCGGGGGCCCTGGCGGAACCCTACCCAGCCCTGACGCCCCGAGCCTGCCCATAAAGAAGACTGGCCCCTCTGATTGCCCAGTGCCGGCCGCCCGATCACCCTCGGGCCTGGAGCCTGGCAGCCCCTCCTGCACCAGGCCACCGCCCTGGCTCTCAGAGCTGCCTGAGAGCGCCAGCCTGCAGGAGCATGGTGTGAGGCTGGGCGTTCCGCTGAGCAGAAAGGTGTCCTGCGCCCGGGGTGTGGATCTGGAGATGCTCACCGAAAGCAAGCTGCACGCCGAGGGCATCGACCTCACCGAGGAGCCCTACTCCGACAAG CATGGCCGCTGTGGGATTCCAGAAGCCCTGGTGCAAAGATATGCAGAGGACCTAGATCAGCCAGAGAGGGACATCGCCACCAACTTGGACCAGATCCGTGTGAAGTTACTTCGGAAGCAGCATCGCATGGCG atcCCAAGTGGTGGCCTCACAGAAATCTGTAGAAAGCCCTTGTCTCCTGGGTGCGTTGCCTCTGTGTCCGACTGGCTCATTTCCATCGGCCTGCCCATGTACACCAGCACCCTCTCTGATGCGGGGTTCAGCACACTGAGCCAAGTGCCTTCTCTGTCCCACTCTTGCCTTCAGGAGGCCGGCATCACAGAGGAGCGACACATAAGGAAGCTTGTATCCGCAGCCAGACTCTTCAAACTGCCACCAAGCCCCGAGGCCATGTAG